Proteins encoded within one genomic window of Conchiformibius steedae:
- the ubiD gene encoding 4-hydroxy-3-polyprenylbenzoate decarboxylase, which yields MKYKDLRGFIAQLENQGKLKRIAAPVSPHLQMTEIADRVLRAEGPALLFEQPVRSDGTRYDFPVLANLFGTPERVAMGMGADSVDKLREIGHTLAYLKEPEPPKGIKDAFSKLPLLKDIWSMAPNIVKNAPCQEIVWEGDAVDLNKLPIQHCWKDDVAPLITWGLTVTKGPHKKRQNLGIYRQQLIGKNKLIMRWLAHRGGALDFQAHKKLYPDTPYPVAVVLGCDPATILGAVTPVPDTLSEYQFAGLLRGSRTELVKCIGNDLHVPARAEIVLEGVIYPDETALEGPYGDHTGYYNEQDRFPVLTVERITMRENPIYHSTYTGKPPDEPAVLGVALNEVFVPLLQKQFPEIVDFYLPPEGCSYRMAVVSIKKQYAGHAKRIMMGCWSFLRQFMYTKFIVVVDDDVNCRDWKEVIWAITTRMDPVRDTVLIENTPIDYLDFASPVSGLGGKMGLDATNKWAGETSREWGRVIQRDAETVKQVDAMWGELGL from the coding sequence ATGAAATATAAAGACCTGCGCGGATTTATCGCACAACTGGAAAACCAAGGCAAGCTTAAGCGTATTGCTGCGCCCGTTTCACCGCATTTGCAGATGACCGAAATTGCCGACCGCGTGTTACGCGCCGAAGGTCCTGCACTGCTGTTTGAACAGCCCGTGCGTTCAGACGGTACGCGCTATGATTTTCCCGTGCTTGCCAACTTGTTCGGCACGCCTGAACGCGTGGCAATGGGCATGGGCGCAGACAGCGTGGACAAATTGCGCGAAATCGGACACACCCTTGCCTACCTGAAAGAACCCGAACCGCCCAAAGGCATTAAAGATGCCTTTTCCAAACTGCCTTTATTAAAAGACATTTGGAGCATGGCGCCGAATATCGTTAAAAACGCGCCCTGCCAAGAAATCGTGTGGGAAGGCGATGCCGTTGATTTAAATAAACTGCCGATTCAGCATTGTTGGAAAGACGATGTTGCCCCCTTAATCACTTGGGGCTTAACCGTTACCAAAGGACCGCATAAAAAACGCCAAAATCTCGGCATTTACCGTCAGCAACTGATTGGCAAAAACAAACTGATTATGCGCTGGCTGGCGCACCGTGGCGGCGCATTGGATTTTCAGGCGCACAAAAAGCTGTATCCCGACACGCCTTACCCCGTTGCCGTGGTGTTGGGCTGCGACCCCGCCACCATTTTGGGCGCGGTAACGCCTGTTCCCGACACCTTGAGCGAATACCAGTTTGCAGGATTATTGCGCGGTTCGCGTACTGAATTGGTCAAGTGCATTGGCAACGATTTGCACGTTCCCGCGCGTGCCGAAATCGTGTTGGAAGGCGTGATTTATCCTGATGAAACCGCGCTGGAAGGACCGTACGGCGACCACACGGGCTATTACAACGAACAAGACCGTTTTCCCGTGCTGACGGTGGAACGCATCACCATGCGTGAAAATCCGATTTACCACAGCACCTACACAGGCAAACCACCAGATGAACCCGCCGTTTTGGGCGTGGCGTTAAACGAAGTGTTTGTGCCCTTGCTGCAAAAACAGTTTCCCGAAATTGTGGATTTTTACCTACCACCCGAAGGCTGTTCCTACCGCATGGCAGTGGTTTCCATTAAAAAACAATACGCAGGACACGCCAAACGCATCATGATGGGCTGTTGGTCGTTTTTGCGCCAGTTTATGTACACCAAATTTATTGTGGTGGTGGACGACGATGTCAATTGCCGCGACTGGAAAGAAGTGATTTGGGCGATTACCACGCGCATGGACCCCGTGCGTGATACCGTGCTGATTGAAAACACGCCGATTGACTACTTGGATTTTGCCAGTCCCGTTAGCGGTTTGGGCGGAAAAATGGGCTTGGACGCCACCAATAAATGGGCAGGCGAAACCTCGCGCGAATGGGGGCGCGTGATTCAACGCGATGCGGAAACGGTAAAACAAGTGGATGCGATGTGGGGGGAGTTGGGTTTATAA
- a CDS encoding adenylosuccinate synthase → MAQNIVVIGSQWGDEGKGKIVDWLAEQTGGVVRFQGGHNAGHTLVVGGKKTILRLIPSGILHETLNCYIGSGVVLSPEALFGEIDELLAAGVQNVEQRLKIAPTCPLILPYHIALDQAREISRGAGKIGTTGRGIGPAYEDKVARRSVRAGDLADLDKVAAKVKTNLALYNVQLQHLHGVEPVDFDKVMAKIRSFRERLLPMLHDVAGTLYQKHQNGERLLFEGAQGTLLDIDYGTYPFVTSSNCVAGAASVGAGVPSQMLDYVLGIVKAYTTRVGSGPFPTELFDDIGAGLAERGHEFGSVTGRPRRCGWFDAAALKRSIQINGITGMCITKLDVMDGMKEVKICTGYTLPDGSQTDILPFGADAVAGCTPVYETLPGWDEPTFGVKDYQHLPENAKRYLKRIEEVCGAPVAMISTGPDREETIVVHHPFA, encoded by the coding sequence ATGGCACAAAACATCGTAGTCATCGGCTCGCAGTGGGGCGATGAAGGCAAAGGCAAAATCGTGGACTGGCTGGCAGAACAAACTGGCGGCGTGGTGCGTTTTCAAGGTGGACACAATGCCGGACACACTTTGGTGGTGGGCGGTAAAAAAACCATTTTGCGCCTGATTCCCAGCGGTATTTTGCACGAAACCCTCAATTGCTACATCGGTTCGGGTGTGGTGTTGTCGCCCGAAGCCCTGTTCGGCGAAATTGACGAGCTGTTGGCAGCGGGCGTGCAAAATGTGGAACAGCGTTTGAAAATCGCCCCCACCTGCCCGCTGATTTTGCCCTACCACATTGCCCTTGACCAAGCGCGTGAAATTTCGCGTGGCGCAGGCAAAATCGGTACGACAGGGCGCGGCATCGGTCCTGCTTACGAAGACAAAGTGGCGCGTCGTTCGGTACGCGCGGGTGATTTGGCGGATTTGGACAAAGTGGCGGCAAAAGTCAAAACCAATCTTGCCCTGTACAATGTGCAATTGCAACATCTACACGGTGTTGAACCCGTTGATTTTGATAAAGTGATGGCAAAAATCCGCAGCTTCCGCGAGCGTTTGTTGCCCATGCTGCACGATGTGGCGGGTACGCTGTACCAAAAACACCAAAATGGCGAACGTTTGCTGTTTGAAGGGGCGCAAGGTACGCTGCTGGACATTGATTACGGCACTTATCCCTTTGTTACTTCTTCAAATTGCGTGGCGGGTGCGGCTTCGGTGGGCGCAGGTGTGCCATCGCAAATGCTGGATTATGTGCTGGGGATTGTGAAAGCCTATACCACCCGTGTCGGTTCGGGTCCGTTCCCCACCGAATTGTTTGACGACATCGGCGCAGGTTTGGCAGAGCGCGGACATGAATTCGGTTCGGTAACGGGTCGTCCGCGCCGTTGCGGCTGGTTTGATGCAGCGGCGTTGAAGCGTTCCATTCAAATCAACGGCATTACAGGCATGTGCATCACCAAATTAGATGTGATGGACGGCATGAAAGAAGTGAAAATCTGCACGGGTTACACCTTGCCCGATGGTTCGCAAACCGATATTTTGCCCTTTGGTGCAGATGCGGTAGCAGGCTGTACGCCTGTTTACGAAACCCTACCGGGTTGGGACGAACCCACTTTCGGGGTTAAAGACTATCAACACTTGCCCGAAAACGCCAAACGTTATCTGAAGCGGATTGAGGAAGTTTGTGGTGCGCCTGTTGCCATGATTTCCACAGGTCCTGACCGCGAAGAAACCATTGTGGTACATCATCCGTTTGCCTAA
- a CDS encoding dihydrolipoyl dehydrogenase, whose protein sequence is MKQLNADVVIIGGGSAGMVAFRNARLHTENVYLLENHQFGTTCARVGCMPSKLLIAAAEARYHALHTAPFGVYVDSGSVRVDGEAVMRRVKSERDRFVGFVLEDVEAWPAERRIMGNAKFVDAHTVQIDDHTQICAERIVIATGSRPVVQNEWYALGDRLIVNDDVFAWNTLPESVAVMGTGVIGLELGQALARLGVQVKVFGRSGSLGGISDPEVLQAAQKIFTNEFPLHLHTQTDVALNSEGKVQLRWTENGETREWVADYLLAAAGRRPNVDNIGLENLNIERDKRGVPVVRDPHLMQTSIPHIFIAGDASNQIPLLHEASDQGKIAGDNAGRYPDLHQGLRRSLIGVVFSDPQIIVVGARYADLLAQYGDDLAVGQVSFENQGRSRVMLVNKGRMRVYADKNSGRFLGAEAIGPSAEHLAHLLAWSHQQGLSIAQMLDMPFYHPVIEEGLRTALRDVAKQLKP, encoded by the coding sequence ATGAAACAACTCAACGCCGATGTGGTGATTATTGGGGGCGGTTCGGCGGGCATGGTGGCGTTCCGCAACGCCCGTTTGCACACCGAAAACGTGTATCTGCTGGAAAACCATCAATTTGGCACCACTTGCGCCCGCGTGGGCTGTATGCCGTCCAAACTGCTGATTGCTGCTGCCGAAGCGCGTTACCACGCTTTACACACCGCGCCTTTTGGTGTGTATGTAGATAGCGGCAGCGTGCGCGTAGATGGCGAAGCTGTGATGCGCCGCGTCAAAAGCGAGCGCGACCGTTTTGTCGGGTTTGTGCTGGAAGATGTAGAAGCATGGCCTGCAGAACGCCGTATCATGGGCAACGCCAAATTTGTGGACGCGCACACCGTGCAAATTGACGACCACACCCAAATCTGCGCCGAACGCATTGTGATTGCCACAGGTTCGCGCCCTGTTGTGCAAAACGAATGGTATGCCTTGGGCGACCGTTTGATTGTAAATGATGACGTGTTTGCATGGAACACCTTGCCCGAAAGCGTAGCGGTTATGGGAACAGGTGTGATTGGTTTGGAATTGGGACAGGCATTGGCACGTTTGGGTGTGCAGGTAAAAGTGTTTGGGCGCAGCGGCAGCTTGGGCGGGATTTCCGACCCCGAAGTTTTGCAAGCCGCACAAAAGATTTTTACCAACGAATTCCCGCTGCATTTGCACACCCAAACCGATGTTGCTTTAAATTCAGAAGGCAAAGTGCAACTGCGTTGGACAGAAAACGGCGAAACACGCGAATGGGTAGCCGATTACCTGTTGGCAGCGGCAGGTCGCCGCCCCAATGTAGATAATATCGGTTTGGAAAACTTGAATATTGAGCGCGACAAACGCGGCGTGCCTGTCGTGCGCGACCCGCATTTGATGCAAACCTCTATTCCGCATATTTTCATTGCGGGCGATGCCTCCAACCAAATTCCCCTGCTGCACGAAGCCTCTGACCAAGGCAAAATCGCGGGCGACAACGCAGGACGTTATCCCGATTTGCATCAAGGTTTGCGCCGCAGCCTGATTGGGGTAGTGTTCAGCGACCCGCAAATTATTGTGGTGGGGGCGCGTTATGCCGATTTGCTGGCGCAATATGGCGATGATTTGGCGGTAGGGCAGGTGTCGTTTGAAAATCAGGGGCGCAGCCGCGTGATGCTGGTGAATAAAGGACGTATGCGCGTGTATGCCGACAAAAACAGCGGGCGTTTTTTGGGTGCGGAAGCCATCGGACCTTCCGCCGAACATTTGGCGCACCTGCTGGCGTGGTCGCACCAGCAAGGTTTAAGCATCGCGCAAATGTTGGATATGCCTTTCTATCATCCTGTAATTGAAGAAGGTTTGCGTACCGCTTTGCGCGATGTGGCAAAGCAGTTAAAACCTTAA
- a CDS encoding ATP phosphoribosyltransferase regulatory subunit, producing the protein MQTWQLPEYIADILPQRARHLEQVKANVLALFGRHGYELVYPPLLEYSDALLTHIDSGLSLKTLRLSDPISGRQLGIRADITPQVARIDAHLLSANQGINRLCYAAPVLHAQPDGFLTTREPLQTGAELYGCTDIAADIELIDLMLKTLEMVCGGKMMLSLGHIGIFRALARAAALNEAQSQTLLALLQNKDRAEVAAHTRDWQLDAIWAQAFDSLTELYGTRNITQTARQRLPQLAAVTQALDELERICQAFPDQAVHIDLAEVRADRYHSGLLYAAYTPAHHDAVARGGRYDGLGAYFGRARPATGFSFDLRRFAGEHAQTPATVAVAQQDAAAARAAVERLRSEGVRVVIDYGLPDNSGTRQGRLLEENGEWVVKNI; encoded by the coding sequence ATGCAAACTTGGCAGCTTCCCGAATACATCGCCGACATCCTTCCCCAACGCGCCCGCCATCTTGAACAGGTTAAAGCCAATGTGCTGGCTTTGTTCGGACGACACGGCTACGAATTGGTGTATCCGCCGCTGCTGGAATACAGCGATGCACTGCTTACCCATATTGACAGCGGTTTGTCCTTAAAAACCTTGCGTTTAAGCGACCCCATCAGCGGCAGACAATTGGGTATCCGCGCCGATATTACCCCACAAGTGGCGCGGATTGACGCCCATTTATTGTCTGCCAATCAAGGGATTAACCGTTTATGCTACGCTGCGCCCGTGTTGCACGCCCAACCTGATGGCTTTTTAACCACCCGCGAGCCTTTACAAACAGGCGCGGAACTATATGGCTGTACTGACATCGCCGCCGATATTGAGCTGATTGATTTGATGTTAAAAACCTTGGAAATGGTGTGTGGTGGCAAAATGATGTTGTCTTTGGGGCATATCGGTATTTTCCGAGCTTTGGCGCGCGCCGCCGCTTTAAACGAAGCTCAAAGCCAAACCCTGTTGGCATTATTGCAAAACAAAGACCGTGCCGAAGTTGCTGCGCATACCCGCGATTGGCAATTGGACGCGATTTGGGCACAAGCATTTGATTCGCTAACCGAACTATATGGTACGCGCAACATCACGCAAACCGCCCGCCAACGCCTGCCCCAGCTTGCCGCCGTTACCCAAGCTCTGGACGAATTGGAACGCATTTGCCAAGCCTTCCCCGACCAAGCCGTACACATTGATTTGGCAGAAGTCCGCGCCGACCGTTACCACAGCGGTTTGCTTTACGCTGCTTATACCCCCGCCCATCATGATGCCGTTGCCCGTGGCGGACGTTATGACGGCTTGGGTGCGTATTTCGGACGCGCCCGCCCCGCCACAGGCTTTAGCTTTGATTTGCGCCGTTTTGCAGGCGAACACGCGCAAACACCTGCCACCGTTGCCGTGGCACAGCAAGATGCCGCCGCTGCCCGCGCCGCCGTAGAACGCCTGCGTAGTGAAGGCGTGCGCGTGGTGATTGATTACGGTTTGCCCGACAACAGCGGCACACGCCAAGGACGTTTACTTGAAGAAAACGGCGAATGGGTGGTTAAAAATATTTGA
- a CDS encoding DNA internalization-related competence protein ComEC/Rec2 has protein sequence MRYGLCVPAFCIGAAAAFFLPERGAWAWWATAWFAAAATAAGAYFWERQRLLAMALTLFCLITGAVYSLWRTETALQAQWQVAQSPQSQLLDITVTGLPERSEDGRSRFTATARTEQGKEYRFLFYDYNKRDWHTGERWRIKARVRAPLGMRNPVGFDREAWALANGIDGLASVGRERERLGDAPVWNANGWRARISAAWQRTGKETAHGAGLMRALAVGDRSGLPPEAWAAFRPLGLNHLVSISGLHISMVAVMAALLCKWLMRFLPRVPARPRVWQLGAGVAAAAFYTALAGFGIPALRSLLMLTVFAWAWLQRGVMTAWQVWWTALAAVLLLQPAAVLAAGFWLSFGLVATLLWTLAARLPENKWRQAWRGQCAATLVGGIGAAYFFGTFPVFSLPVNAVAIPLFSWILVPVALAASLSPFDFVRDLAAWLAQYTADVLLWLGARVPDWALAHAPAPLLMAALACALLLLLPRGGGWRPLACCGVLMFTLYRPSAPKTDLNVYVWDVGQGLSVLLQTPSQNVLFDTGTPAAEMSLLPNLRALGIKQLDALVLSHHDDDHDGGYPALAKAIHIKKLWAGQPEFYPKAHHCTNGTRWQSGRTVFEFLTPPPLPHAKDNEKSCVLRVIADGRAILITGDLGVAGERTMVAQYGDALYSNVLVLGHHGSKTSTSDELLNAVEPEIAVASSGFANAFRHPHPDVLAKLQTRDIRVIRTDHNGAFAFSFGGGEMREQRFPRQWWQRKPL, from the coding sequence ATGCGCTATGGTTTGTGTGTGCCTGCGTTCTGCATCGGTGCGGCGGCGGCATTTTTTTTGCCCGAACGCGGCGCGTGGGCATGGTGGGCAACAGCATGGTTTGCCGCAGCAGCAACGGCAGCAGGCGCGTATTTTTGGGAACGGCAGCGGCTGTTGGCAATGGCACTGACGCTGTTTTGCCTAATAACGGGCGCAGTGTATTCGCTGTGGCGCACCGAAACGGCATTGCAGGCACAATGGCAGGTAGCGCAGTCGCCACAATCGCAATTATTGGACATCACGGTAACGGGTTTGCCCGAACGCAGCGAAGACGGTCGCAGCCGTTTTACCGCCACGGCGCGTACCGAGCAAGGCAAAGAATACCGTTTCTTATTTTACGATTACAACAAACGCGATTGGCACACGGGCGAGCGTTGGCGCATTAAGGCAAGGGTACGCGCACCTTTGGGTATGCGTAATCCTGTGGGTTTTGACCGCGAGGCGTGGGCGTTGGCAAACGGGATAGACGGTTTGGCTTCGGTGGGGCGCGAGCGGGAACGTTTGGGCGATGCGCCCGTGTGGAATGCCAATGGCTGGCGGGCGCGGATTTCGGCGGCGTGGCAGCGCACGGGCAAAGAAACGGCACACGGCGCGGGACTGATGCGAGCGCTGGCGGTGGGCGACCGTTCGGGTTTGCCGCCTGAAGCATGGGCAGCGTTCCGACCTTTGGGTTTAAACCATTTGGTCAGTATTTCGGGTTTGCATATTTCTATGGTGGCGGTGATGGCGGCGCTGTTGTGCAAATGGCTGATGCGGTTTTTACCGCGTGTGCCTGCCCGTCCGAGAGTGTGGCAGTTGGGCGCAGGCGTGGCGGCAGCGGCGTTTTACACGGCATTGGCGGGATTCGGCATTCCCGCTTTACGCAGCTTGCTGATGCTGACGGTGTTTGCATGGGCATGGCTGCAACGCGGCGTGATGACGGCGTGGCAGGTGTGGTGGACAGCGTTGGCGGCGGTGCTGCTGTTACAACCTGCAGCGGTATTGGCGGCGGGATTTTGGTTATCTTTCGGTTTGGTGGCGACTTTATTGTGGACTTTGGCGGCGCGTTTGCCCGAAAACAAATGGCGACAGGCATGGCGCGGACAATGCGCCGCCACTTTGGTGGGTGGCATTGGCGCAGCGTATTTTTTCGGCACGTTTCCCGTGTTCAGCTTGCCCGTGAACGCCGTTGCGATTCCGCTGTTTTCGTGGATACTCGTGCCTGTGGCGTTGGCGGCTTCGCTGTCGCCGTTTGACTTTGTGCGCGACCTTGCTGCCTGGCTGGCGCAATACACCGCAGACGTGCTGTTGTGGTTGGGGGCGCGTGTTCCCGATTGGGCGTTGGCACACGCGCCCGCACCTTTGCTGATGGCAGCATTGGCGTGTGCTTTATTGCTGTTATTGCCACGCGGTGGCGGTTGGCGACCTTTAGCGTGTTGCGGCGTGCTGATGTTTACCCTTTACCGTCCGTCTGCACCCAAAACCGATTTAAATGTTTATGTTTGGGACGTGGGACAAGGTTTGTCGGTGCTGCTGCAAACCCCGTCACAAAACGTTTTGTTTGACACAGGCACGCCCGCTGCCGAAATGTCGCTGCTGCCCAATTTACGCGCCTTGGGCATCAAACAATTAGACGCGCTGGTGTTGTCGCATCACGATGACGACCACGACGGCGGTTATCCCGCACTTGCCAAAGCCATTCACATCAAAAAACTATGGGCGGGACAACCCGAGTTTTACCCCAAAGCACATCACTGCACCAATGGTACACGTTGGCAAAGCGGGCGCACCGTTTTTGAATTTCTCACCCCGCCGCCGCTACCCCATGCCAAAGACAATGAAAAAAGCTGCGTTTTGCGCGTGATTGCAGACGGGCGTGCCATTTTGATTACGGGCGATTTGGGCGTGGCAGGCGAACGCACCATGGTTGCCCAATATGGCGATGCCCTGTATAGCAATGTGCTGGTGTTGGGACATCACGGCAGCAAAACTTCTACTTCAGACGAACTGCTGAACGCTGTTGAACCCGAAATTGCCGTTGCCAGCAGCGGTTTTGCCAACGCTTTCCGACACCCACACCCCGATGTGCTTGCCAAGCTGCAAACGCGTGATATTCGCGTGATTCGTACTGACCACAACGGCGCGTTTGCTTTTTCTTTTGGCGGCGGCGAAATGCGCGAACAGCGTTTTCCGCGCCAATGGTGGCAACGTAAGCCATTGTAA
- the tilS gene encoding tRNA lysidine(34) synthetase TilS translates to MLYQRLQPVWKRLRDSRPTLALSGGLDSMVLLHLLLRCRADTGMPFSAAHVHHGLSANADAWARFCQDFCAAHDVPFHLLKVQVINRGEGWEAAARKARYQALADVSSETLLLAHHADDQRETFLLAALRGGGTRALAAMPVAAEMSAIRLLRPLLNVSRAELADYARAHAVTHIEDESNSNPRFLRNWLRHQLLPFALQRLPQLPQQLDAAVAAAQQDLALLDEFTRSDREYVCVDGVFQCLRWRELSELRRRNLLHDFAKQHNLGNPSRAAVYAFERTLAAAPTQHAEWSLPHGTAVAHQGRLLPVPHALMHPPWLKQPLIGTAAQLAQNCGMEWRTGRGFAPDILQHTLQLRPPVPSDRMMWRGTRKTVKRILQEHSVPPRLRPIFPIWCNLHGECLAISGIGVSDTVAVDSGLIPYLPDWENYFINRQQQ, encoded by the coding sequence ATGTTATATCAGCGTTTACAGCCTGTTTGGAAGCGTTTGCGCGACAGCCGTCCCACGCTGGCATTAAGCGGTGGATTGGATTCTATGGTGTTGCTGCACCTGCTGTTGCGGTGTCGCGCTGATACGGGCATGCCGTTTTCCGCCGCGCACGTTCACCACGGCTTGAGTGCCAATGCCGATGCGTGGGCGCGTTTTTGCCAAGACTTTTGCGCGGCACACGATGTGCCGTTTCACTTACTTAAAGTGCAAGTGATAAACCGTGGCGAAGGCTGGGAAGCCGCAGCGCGAAAAGCGCGTTATCAGGCATTGGCGGACGTATCGTCCGAAACCCTGTTACTCGCCCACCACGCAGACGACCAACGCGAAACCTTTTTACTGGCGGCGTTGCGCGGTGGTGGCACACGCGCTTTGGCTGCCATGCCTGTGGCGGCGGAAATGTCTGCCATCCGTTTGCTGCGCCCTTTGTTAAACGTTTCCCGAGCCGAACTTGCCGATTACGCCCGCGCCCACGCCGTTACGCATATTGAAGACGAAAGCAACAGCAATCCGCGTTTTTTAAGAAACTGGTTGCGCCATCAACTGCTGCCGTTTGCCTTGCAACGCTTGCCGCAACTGCCGCAACAATTAGACGCTGCCGTTGCCGCTGCCCAACAAGATTTGGCATTATTGGACGAATTTACCCGCAGCGACCGCGAATATGTTTGTGTCGATGGCGTGTTTCAGTGCTTGCGTTGGCGCGAATTGTCGGAACTGCGCCGCCGCAACCTGTTACACGATTTTGCTAAACAGCACAATTTAGGCAACCCTAGCCGCGCTGCCGTTTATGCCTTTGAGCGCACACTCGCCGCCGCCCCAACCCAGCACGCCGAATGGTCTTTACCACACGGCACTGCTGTGGCACATCAAGGGCGTTTGTTGCCCGTTCCCCATGCGCTGATGCACCCACCTTGGTTAAAACAACCCCTAATCGGCACAGCAGCGCAATTGGCGCAAAACTGCGGTATGGAGTGGCGTACGGGGCGCGGTTTTGCCCCCGATATATTGCAACACACCCTACAACTGCGCCCGCCTGTCCCCAGCGACCGCATGATGTGGCGCGGCACGCGCAAAACCGTCAAACGCATTTTGCAAGAACACAGCGTACCGCCACGCCTGCGCCCGATTTTTCCGATTTGGTGCAATCTGCACGGCGAATGCCTTGCCATCAGCGGTATCGGCGTGAGTGATACGGTTGCCGTTGATTCGGGTTTAATTCCCTATTTACCTGATTGGGAAAATTATTTTATTAACCGCCAACAGCAATAA
- a CDS encoding DUF1877 family protein: MTNLVYTAYPEADLREIADTLNHRRADKGEVVRRFGLPEDQSRRYLKVPQLWRVLQAVFTGADTPDNAQLIAAIDGIEYLDGWSDMGAAYILPDDTAAIAAALAKVDFAARLAAFNADLAQNAEELSAEADLAAFAEAFHIRGSEEFDHSDSPERAEELGAWFARLCGFYRAAAADGCGVIVSFVEHV; the protein is encoded by the coding sequence ATGACCAATTTGGTTTATACGGCTTATCCCGAAGCCGATTTGCGCGAAATTGCCGATACGTTGAACCACCGCCGCGCCGATAAGGGCGAAGTGGTGCGCCGTTTTGGTTTGCCTGAAGACCAAAGCCGCCGTTATTTGAAAGTGCCGCAACTATGGCGGGTGTTGCAGGCGGTGTTTACGGGTGCAGACACGCCCGACAATGCCCAGCTGATTGCCGCGATTGACGGTATTGAGTATTTGGATGGCTGGAGCGATATGGGTGCGGCGTATATTCTGCCCGATGATACTGCTGCCATTGCCGCAGCCTTGGCAAAAGTGGACTTTGCGGCGCGTTTGGCGGCGTTTAACGCGGATTTGGCGCAAAATGCCGAAGAGCTGTCTGCCGAAGCGGATTTGGCGGCGTTTGCCGAAGCCTTTCATATTCGCGGCAGCGAAGAGTTTGACCACAGCGACAGCCCCGAACGCGCCGAAGAACTGGGCGCGTGGTTTGCGCGTTTGTGCGGGTTTTACCGTGCGGCGGCGGCAGACGGCTGCGGTGTGATTGTGTCGTTTGTGGAACACGTTTAA
- a CDS encoding polyamine ABC transporter substrate-binding protein, with amino-acid sequence MKAKSLLVGLIGGLCVAACGGGNGSQHTAASASGSAESAAPRAQAATAELNLYNWSDYADPATIADFAKENNVKVNEAFYDSNEVLEAKILTGKSGFDLTAPSLSNISRQIKAGAYQPIDKSQIPNYNNLDPELMKLMDQVDPGNKYAVPYFWGVNTLAINTAAVKKAIGSDKLPDNEWDLVFNPEYTSKLKSCGISFFDSPVEQFPLALKYIGKDPNSEKPEDLEAATAMMKTVRGDIKRFSSSGYIDNLAKGELCVAIGYGGDLNIAKRRAKESGGNIDISVLTPKTGVALWIDAFMIPKDAKNTANAHKYINHTLNPQVAAKNGDFVTYAPAAKQARELMKPEFAQDASIFPSEEVKANSYVVLPKSPEAIKLQTKLWQGLKAGK; translated from the coding sequence ATGAAAGCAAAATCCCTGTTGGTTGGTCTGATTGGCGGATTGTGTGTAGCGGCTTGCGGCGGCGGTAACGGCAGCCAGCACACCGCCGCTTCGGCTTCAGGCAGCGCCGAATCCGCCGCACCCCGCGCCCAAGCCGCCACCGCCGAGTTAAACCTCTACAACTGGTCAGACTACGCCGACCCCGCCACTATTGCCGATTTTGCCAAAGAAAACAACGTAAAAGTAAACGAAGCCTTTTACGACAGCAACGAAGTATTAGAAGCCAAAATCCTCACAGGCAAATCAGGTTTTGACTTAACCGCGCCCTCGCTGTCCAATATCAGCCGTCAAATCAAAGCAGGTGCATACCAACCCATTGATAAAAGCCAAATTCCCAACTACAACAACCTTGACCCCGAACTGATGAAACTGATGGACCAAGTGGACCCCGGTAACAAATACGCCGTTCCCTATTTTTGGGGTGTCAACACACTCGCCATCAACACCGCCGCCGTTAAAAAAGCCATCGGCAGCGACAAACTGCCCGATAACGAATGGGATTTGGTGTTTAATCCCGAATACACCAGCAAACTCAAAAGCTGCGGCATCAGCTTTTTCGACAGCCCTGTTGAGCAATTCCCATTAGCCCTCAAATACATCGGTAAAGACCCCAATAGCGAAAAACCCGAAGATTTGGAAGCTGCCACTGCCATGATGAAAACCGTGCGCGGCGACATCAAACGCTTCAGCTCGTCAGGCTATATCGACAACCTTGCCAAAGGCGAATTGTGCGTTGCCATTGGTTACGGCGGCGATTTGAACATCGCCAAACGCCGCGCCAAAGAATCAGGTGGCAACATTGACATCAGCGTACTCACCCCCAAAACAGGCGTGGCCTTGTGGATTGACGCTTTTATGATTCCCAAAGATGCCAAAAACACCGCCAACGCCCACAAATACATCAATCACACGCTCAACCCGCAAGTGGCAGCAAAAAACGGCGATTTTGTGACTTACGCCCCCGCTGCCAAGCAAGCGCGTGAACTGATGAAGCCCGAATTCGCCCAAGATGCGTCTATTTTCCCCAGCGAAGAAGTGAAAGCCAACAGCTATGTGGTTTTGCCCAAATCGCCTGAAGCCATTAAACTGCAAACCAAGCTCTGGCAAGGCTTGAAAGCAGGCAAATAA